From Aedes albopictus strain Foshan chromosome 1, AalbF5, whole genome shotgun sequence, one genomic window encodes:
- the LOC115256404 gene encoding zinc finger protein 808 isoform X2, producing MSNLQKRPPASTSMAKCQQPPQEEQSADSVCRVCMGRASDAGQMVGLFDGQIQGTILAEVLTLVGSVELATKDDRLPKWCCERCLKALESAYKLRMLCQDSDRKLRDALSTAEETVVVKQEFDEDSRVGDGMLDVEEAVLSESIQLPKLEIMDCLEEDEITDDGDGEDDMVEADGGVDSDVDEAEQDKDEKTSEKVNRPTHGRKPLNPDVFDEVEAVGFKCCGCKVTFNTLNELQAHSKEAHADKKLAIQELQRKKQCDICYKVLYNDLSVRNHQYKNKLNFRCKVCGELFWSRKRVCLHYDRVHGPNPVIKGPSKVCCGCLEKFETEEQLRAHSLAVHLPEKPPPDPTRPYTCKVCYRCYKSDGLLYTHQSRMLRDTKKHVCAQCGLTFRYPGELEHHKVAHTGEKKFQCTNCPKAYSNWDSFRRHVNNHKVPADKYKCKICGDIFKTRNGLKRHTLHHTGERPHKCPHCPATFTVPSGLRCHLLTHTDEEKLQCPICRKPFKRNAALKQHIQYIHHKQKSLRLLLLPQSIPAETPAQTTHASSPSQGTTKQSTSFDRATR from the coding sequence ATGTCCAACCTTCAGAAGCGACCACCGGCTTCAACCAGCATGGCAAAGTGCCAACAACCTCCGCAAGAGGAGCAGAGCGCCGATTCTGTTTGTCGTGTCTGTATGGGCAGGGCATCCGATGCTGGCCAGATGGTTGGATTGTTCGATGGACAGATACAGGGAACGATCCTCGCCGAAGTGTTGACCCTGGTTGGATCAGTGGAACTGGCGACGAAAGACGATCGACTGCCCAAGTGGTGTTGCGAGAGGTGTCTGAAGGCCTTGGAGAGTGCCTACAAACTAAGAATGTTGTGCCAGGACTCGGACCGGAAACTACGGGATGCATTGTCAACGGCTGAGGAAACCGTTGTGGTGAAACAGGAATTCGATGAAGATTCTAGGGTTGGAGATGGGATGCTGGATGTTGAGGAAGCTGTTCTCTCGGAAAGTATACAATTGCCCAAGTTAGAGATTATGGACTGTTTAGAGGAAGATGAGATAACGGATGACGGTGATGGAGAAGACGATATGGTAGAAGCTGACGGCGGCGTAGACTCGGATGTCGATGAGGCAGAGCAAGATAAGGATGAAAAGACGTCGGAAAAAGTAAATAGGCCTACCCATGGAAGGAAGCCCTTGAATCCGGATGTATTCGACGAGGTAGAAGCCGTAGGTTTCAAATGTTGTGGTTGTAAAGTCACGTTCAACACTTTGAACGAACTTCAGGCTCATTCAAAGGAAGCTCACGCCGACAAAAAACTGGCAATACAGGAATTGCAACGCAAGAAGCAGTGTGATATCTGTTACAAGGTGTTGTATAATGACCTTTCTGTACGTAATCACCAATATAAAAACAAACTGAACTTTCGATGCAAGGTTTGTGGAGAATTGTTTTGGAGTCGAAAGAGGGTGTGCCTTCATTATGATCGGGTACACGGCCCGAACCCAGTGATCAAGGGTCCTTCGAAAGTTTGCTGTGGGtgtctggagaaatttgaaaCTGAAGAACAGCTTAGGGCGCATAGTTTAGCGGTACATCTGCCAGAAAAACCTCCGCCAGATCCTACCCGTCCATACACTTGCAAAGTTTGCTATCGCTGTTACAAATCCGACGGGCTGCTGTACACCCATCAGTCCCGAATGCTCAGGGACACCAAGAAGCACGTGTGTGCCCAATGTGGATTGACGTTCCGATATCCCGGAGAGTTGGAACACCATAAAGTGGCACACACTGGCGAAAAGAAGTTCCAGTGTACAAATTGTCCCAAAGCATACAGCAATTGGGATAGCTTCCGAAGGCATGTCAACAATCACAAAGTGCCAGCGGATAAGTACAAATGCAAGATTTGCGGAGATATATTCAAAACACGCAATGGATTGAAAAGGCACACGCTACATCATACCGGAGAGCGTCCGCACAAGTGCCCTCACTGTCCAGCCACTTTCACTGTGCCTTCTGGGTTAAGATGCCATTTGTTGACGCACACCGATGAAGAAAAACTACAATGTCCAATTTGCAGGAAACCGTTCAAGCGGAATGCGGCACTCAAGCAGCACATCCAATATATTCATCACAAGCAAAAGTCCCTACGCCTGCTTCTTCTGCCCCAATCGATACCAGCGGAAACACCAGCGCAAACAACACATGCTTCAAGTCCATCCCAAGGAACTACAAAGCAATCCACTTCCTTCGATCGAGCTACTCGGTAA
- the LOC115256404 gene encoding zinc finger protein 431 isoform X1: MSNLQKRPPASTSMAKCQQPPQEEQSADSVCRVCMGRASDAGLMVGLFDEQIQGTILAEVLTLVGAVELATKDDRLPKWCCEGCLKALESAYKLRMLCQDSDRKLRDALSTAEETVVVKQEVDEDSRVGDAMLDVEEAVLSESIQLPKLEIMDCLEEDEITDDGDGEDDMVEADGGVDSDVDEAVQDKDEKTSKKVNRPTYGRKPLNPDVFDEVEAVGFKCCGCQVTFNTLNELQAHSKEAHAHKKLSNQELQRKKQCDICYKVLSNDLSVWTHQQKDKLNFRCKVCGELFWSRHRVCLHYDRLHGSNPVIKGPSKVCCACLEKFETEEQLRAHSLAVHLPEKPAPDPTRPYTCNVCYRCYKSDGLLYTHQSRMLRDAKKYVCDQCGKAFRYPGGLKYHKIAHTGEKVFQCTKCPKAYSNRDTFRQHVSGHNMPADKYKCKICGAIFKTRHGFKQHTLQHTWERPYKCPHCPATFAVLSELNGHLFTHTDKKTLECPICSKQFKRSEEVRKHLKNIHHKQKPFACFFCPKEYARKDSRKQHILQVHPKELQSNPLPPIELIGNSWSLRLRSEEAVLRQQGMIE, from the coding sequence ATGTCCAACCTTCAGAAGCGACCACCGGCTTCAACCAGCATGGCAAAGTGCCAACAACCTCCGCAAGAGGAGCAGAGCGCCGATTCTGTTTGTCGTGTCTGTATGGGCAGGGCGTCCGATGCCGGCCTGATGGTTGGATTGTTCGATGAACAGATACAGGGAACGATCCTCGCCGAAGTGTTGACCCTGGTTGGAGCAGTGGAACTGGCGACGAAAGACGATCGACTGCCCAAGTGGTGTTGCGAGGGGTGTCTGAAGGCCTTGGAGAGTGCCTACAAACTAAGAATGTTGTGCCAGGATTCGGACCGGAAACTACGGGATGCATTGTCAACGGCTGAGGAAACCGTTGTGGTGAAACAGGAAGTCGATGAAGATTCTAGGGTTGGGGATGCGATGCTGGATGTTGAGGAAGCTGTTCTCTCGGAAAGTATACAATTGCCCAAGTTAGAGATTATGGACTGTTTAGAGGAAGATGAGATAACGGATGACGGTGATGGAGAAGACGATATGGTAGAAGCTGATGGCGGAGTAGACTCGGATGTCGATGAGGCAGTGCAAGATAAGGATGAGAAGACGTCGAAAAAAGTAAATAGGCCTACCTATGGAAGGAAGCCCTTGAATCCGGATGTATTCGACGAAGTAGAAGCCGTAGGTTTCAAATGTTGTGGTTGTCAAGTCACGTTCAACACTTTGAACGAACTTCAGGCTCATTCAAAAGAAGCCCACGCCCACAAGAAACTGTCCAATCAGGAGTTGCAACGTAAGAAGCAGTGTGATATCTGTTACAAGGTGTTGTCCAATGACCTATCTGTATGGACCCACCAACAAAAAGACAAACTGAACTTCCGATGCAAGGTTTGTGGGGAATTGTTTTGGAGTCGACATAGGGTGTGCCTTCATTATGATCGGCTTCACGGCTCGAATCCAGTGATCAAGGGTCCTTCGAAAGTGTGCTGTGcatgtctggagaaatttgaaaCTGAAGAACAGCTTAGGGCGCATAGTTTGGCGGTACATCTGCCAGAAAAACCTGCGCCAGATCCTACCCGTCCATACACCTGCAACGTTTGCTATCGCTGTTACAAATCCGACGGGCTGCTGTACACCCATCAGTCTCGAATGCTCAGGGATGCCAAAAAATATGTGTGCGATCAGTGTGGAAAGGCGTTTCGATATCCCGGAGGGTTGAAATATCATAAAATAGCACATACTGGCGAAAAGGTGTTCCAGTGTACAAAATGTCCCAAAGCTTACAGCAATAGGGACACCTTCCGGCAACATGTAAGCGGCCACAACATGCCAGCGGATAAGTACAAATGCAAGATTTGCGGAGCTATATTCAAAACACGCCATGGATTTAAACAGCACACGCTACAGCATACCTGGGAGCGACCGTACAAGTGTCCTCACTGTCCAGCCACTTTCGCTGTACTTTCTGAGCTAAATGGCCATTTGTTTACGCACACCGATAAAAAGACTCTAGAATGCCCAATTTGCAGCAAGCAGTTCAAGCGGTCTGAGGAAGTCAGGAAACACCTCAAAAATATTCATCACAAGCAAAAACCCTTCGCCTGCTTCTTCTGTCCCAAAGAATACGCACGGAAAGACAGTCGCAAACAACACATACTCCAGGTTCATCCCAAGGAACTACAAAGTAATCCGCTTCCTCCAATCGAGCTAATTGGTAACTCGTGGTCGTTGCGACTAAGGTCGGAAGAAGCCGTTCTACGACAGCAGGGCATGATAGAATAA